A window of the Polaribacter batillariae genome harbors these coding sequences:
- a CDS encoding S9 family peptidase — translation MEFKIFKITAITCCSLLMFCCSSEEKQKEFTIAEYEAAAKHMNRNLYRKVHNQVSGSSFVGENSVLYSTTNKEGKKFVLANANSKTKKDAFDHQKLAEALSKELDKEIKANKLPIYGVSMSKDLKTVSFSANRQQYIYNLSDNSISKKTSTTKRVNRNEHVSPNGKLAAYINDYNLWIRNLETGKKTQITFDGKEDYGYATNNAGWVKSDGAVLKWSPNSDKIATFQQDARGVGMMYLTSTNVGHPKLEAWKHPLPGDKKVFRIERVIIHLGNQPKTVRLKMKPDFQRGTTTDHIADWNNELLDAQWNKEGTLFAFVSGSRDHKIAHLQIADAFSGQVESIYKEEVDTYYESGVNAENWKVLFDSNEFIWYSEKTNWGHIYLYDLKTKELKNQITSGDWIVKQVKNIDEKNRQIYFTAGGKEEGNPYHNYYYKINFDGTNLINLTPSKGTHSVTFSDDYTLLVDIYSTTTNPPISVLRNGNGEKIMDLETADISELKANNWQEPIEFSVKARDEKTDIYGLMFLPSNYNEAKKYPVLNYIYPGPQSGSVGYYGFKPVWGDFQAVAELGFVVVAVDAMGTPMRSKSFHDAYYGNMGDNGLPDNITAIKQLAQKYKGMDIERVGIWGHSGGGFASTRAVFAYPDFYDVAVSGAGNHDNRNYEADWGEKWQGLLVNGKMEGKADGTTNYDNQANQLIAKNLKGKLLITHGSMDNNVPPSNTMLVVEALIKANKDFDMILFPNKRHGYGDMTNYMTRKRWDYFVTHLLNAKPAKGFQIK, via the coding sequence ATGGAATTCAAAATTTTTAAAATTACGGCTATAACTTGTTGTTCTTTATTAATGTTTTGTTGTTCTTCGGAAGAAAAACAGAAAGAATTTACAATTGCAGAATATGAAGCGGCTGCAAAACATATGAACCGCAATTTGTATCGAAAAGTACATAACCAGGTTTCTGGAAGCTCTTTTGTGGGCGAAAATTCTGTACTATATTCAACCACCAATAAAGAGGGAAAAAAGTTTGTTTTGGCAAATGCAAACTCTAAAACGAAAAAAGATGCTTTCGATCATCAAAAACTAGCAGAGGCACTATCTAAAGAACTCGATAAAGAAATAAAGGCAAACAAATTGCCGATTTATGGAGTTTCGATGTCTAAAGATTTAAAAACGGTAAGTTTTTCAGCAAACAGACAACAGTATATTTATAATTTATCTGATAATTCTATCTCTAAAAAAACATCAACTACAAAAAGAGTAAATAGAAACGAGCATGTTTCTCCTAATGGAAAATTAGCAGCTTATATTAATGACTACAATCTTTGGATTCGTAATCTCGAAACAGGTAAAAAAACGCAAATTACTTTCGACGGAAAAGAAGATTATGGCTACGCAACCAACAATGCTGGTTGGGTTAAAAGTGACGGAGCCGTTTTAAAATGGTCGCCAAATTCCGATAAAATTGCTACGTTTCAGCAAGATGCAAGAGGTGTGGGTATGATGTATTTAACCTCTACCAATGTTGGGCATCCAAAATTAGAAGCTTGGAAACACCCACTTCCTGGAGATAAAAAAGTTTTTAGAATAGAAAGGGTAATTATCCATTTAGGAAATCAACCAAAAACAGTTCGTTTAAAAATGAAACCAGATTTCCAAAGAGGCACCACCACAGACCATATAGCAGATTGGAATAACGAATTATTAGACGCTCAATGGAATAAAGAAGGAACCCTATTTGCATTTGTTTCTGGCTCTAGAGATCATAAAATTGCTCATTTACAAATTGCAGATGCCTTTTCTGGACAAGTTGAATCGATTTATAAAGAAGAAGTAGATACGTATTACGAATCTGGTGTAAATGCCGAAAACTGGAAAGTTTTGTTCGATTCTAACGAGTTTATTTGGTATTCAGAAAAAACCAATTGGGGGCATATTTATTTGTATGATTTAAAAACAAAAGAGTTAAAAAACCAAATTACTTCTGGAGATTGGATTGTAAAACAGGTTAAAAATATCGATGAAAAAAATAGACAAATCTATTTTACTGCTGGTGGAAAAGAAGAAGGAAATCCATACCATAATTATTACTACAAAATAAATTTCGATGGAACAAACCTCATTAACTTAACCCCTTCTAAGGGAACACATTCTGTTACTTTTTCTGATGATTATACTCTGTTGGTAGATATTTATTCTACCACAACAAATCCTCCTATATCTGTTTTAAGAAACGGAAATGGAGAAAAAATAATGGATTTAGAAACTGCAGATATTTCTGAATTAAAAGCCAATAACTGGCAAGAACCCATCGAATTTTCTGTAAAAGCAAGAGACGAAAAAACAGATATTTACGGATTAATGTTCTTACCAAGTAATTATAATGAAGCTAAAAAATACCCTGTTTTAAATTATATTTATCCAGGTCCACAATCTGGTAGTGTTGGATATTATGGTTTTAAACCTGTTTGGGGAGATTTTCAGGCAGTAGCAGAGTTAGGTTTTGTAGTGGTTGCTGTAGATGCCATGGGCACTCCAATGCGTTCTAAATCTTTTCATGATGCGTATTATGGAAACATGGGCGATAATGGTTTGCCAGATAATATTACAGCAATTAAACAATTGGCACAAAAGTATAAAGGAATGGACATTGAGCGTGTTGGAATTTGGGGACATTCTGGTGGAGGTTTTGCTTCTACAAGAGCTGTTTTTGCCTATCCAGATTTTTATGACGTTGCTGTTTCTGGAGCTGGAAACCACGACAATAGAAATTACGAAGCAGATTGGGGCGAAAAATGGCAAGGTCTTTTGGTAAACGGAAAAATGGAAGGAAAAGCAGATGGAACCACGAATTACGACAATCAGGCAAATCAATTAATTGCAAAAAATTTAAAAGGAAAATTATTAATTACCCATGGTTCTATGGACAATAATGTTCCTCCTTCAAACACAATGCTGGTTGTAGAAGCATTAATTAAGGCCAATAAAGATTTCGATATGATTTTATTCCCAAACAAAAGACATGGTTATGGAGACATGACTAATTATATGACTCGAAAACGATGGGATTATTTTGTAACTCATCTTTTAAATGCCAAACCTGCCAAAGGATTTCAAATTAAATAA